In the Brachyhypopomus gauderio isolate BG-103 unplaced genomic scaffold, BGAUD_0.2 sc154, whole genome shotgun sequence genome, GATGATTCAGTTATCTGGGTGTCTGACCCTTCACTGGAACTCTCTTCTCCTTCACGCTCTTCCTGCCCCCTCCTGACTGACCGCCGTACCTCCTGACTGACCGCCGTACCTCCTGACTGACCGCCGTACCTCTTTCACGATGAGAACGTTACCAATCATACATCTGTTTTTTGTTATTCTTAACCAGTTGTTTTACGCCACATCTTAGTTCTTGGGTATTTAAGCAGCTGTCTTCTTTAATAACCTTTAGACCTCTTTCCTCTTTCTttttgtgttgtgaatctgttctcctgacACCAGCTACGTAACGTTGAGGTCTGCTGTTTGTGAACCCTGGTGGCTATAGTCTATATTTAACATGAAACGGCACTAAGGTCTACCTTCATATCTAATTTACATATGTTATATAATAATATTGCTATCTACATGATCTACATCTGAACTGACATCTTCAGTATCAACAAACTGATACTATATGTAGGCTATTTTTGTACTCTTGTAGCTGACCGTATATAAGAGAATCTCTTGTTTCAAACTGCTACAGCACATCATAGATTCAAATGATTAATGCTTTTGGTTCGAGCGAAACTTGATCTGTTCTTAAGCTGTTAAGAAACAGAACACCATTCATTCCCACTGCCGTTTCAGGTTGGGTTTTTGAACACACCCATAGGATCTGGTGTCTTCCGCCTTGCTCAGTTTCAGTACACAGGCAGTTTCACAGATCCGTGCCAGGAAAAGGGGTTTTTCTTTTCACAGAATTTTCTCTGGTGTTCTCAGTTGAAGCGCGTCATCTGTCCTGGTTTTAACTTCACGACTTTGGACAATTAAAATATTTGCTGTTGTCCTGTTACTGCCTTCTGCTGATGCTCTGCTCTGCCCCGCAGTGTGCCGCTACACCGACTGTGCCTGACATCGGTGGGGAGCGGGACCCCCGTCGTCCTCAGATGCCCCTCCCCCGTGTGTCCCGACGCGCCGCTCTCCCCCCGACACCCAGTCTCTGCCCACACGTCTGCCAGGCCCCGCCCGCCCCGcacgcccctcccccccatGAACAGGACGCGCCCACCTCCCCGCCGGCCCAATGACCGCCTGGATCGTCCTGCCCGTGAGCCTGGCTGCCTTCTCCATCACGGGAATATGGATCGTGTGAGTAAAGGGATAATGCAGGAGccccctgtctccctcccccactcctGCACCACACACTGTCTAGTGTTCACACAATCTTGAACTCAAATGTAGAAATGAAGCTTCGCGCTGATCGGCCACCTTTCTCCAGTTTTTCCaggaaaaggttttttttttcctaaacTGGAAATTGATTAGTGCATGAACCGGAAGTAATTTTTTCTAAATGCTTATGGAGTTTGGGTGGATATTTAAAAGATTGAGATTCTTACAAGATTGAATAATTCCCAGCGTTGTATAATCcaagttcagaaagtaaaagtcctcaccaggattttgctcaatctTGCTAGATtttttaattagtgcaatccaggtaaaattactGGACTCAACACagtccaggaagcctgagcaaaatcctggtgaggacttttactttctgaacctagattatacaactctgatcATTCCTGATTGCATCCATACTGTACCATCATACATACTGTATGATGTATTGGACCCAGTACTTGAGGGCCCCTCGTCAAATCCAGTATCTTACACTGTTACCTCTTATTTATCCATTGTTTCTGTAGATACGCTATGGCTGTGATGAACCACCACGTTTGTCCCGTGGAAAACTGGTAAACATTCTCGGTGCATTTCACATCAGACTTTTCTCCCAAAATGCTGTGCAGCAGAACGGCTTAGAGACGCTGTCATCCACAGGTTCTACAACACGACGTGCTCGGAGGAGACAGCCAAACCGGGCTTCCCCAAAACGTGCTGTACCATTCAAGACATCCCGCTCATCAGGTAAGGCCCACACGGGTACCCTGAATCGGACCAGAGGGAGCAGGTCCAGCATAGCTAGCAAAGTTTCATTCTTTTAGACAGGCTGTCCCATATGGGTGTGATCAGCAGTTCCGATATCTTATCTCTGGACATGGAAATGGACCGCAGCGCAATCCATAATCTCAGTGAGATTATGTACATCTGTGGATTATGTACCTGTGATTATATTCTGGATTACACAGTCGCGGTTTCCTTTGTGGTGTGATTTGACTACAAAGCTGATTTGCTTTCGTTGAATCAAGCAAGTGGAAGAAGTGACCATAAGCACCTGTCGCACTGAAACCTGCCACGCTAATGATGTGAGGGCGAGTTGCTTTGAGTTGTGGTTCACCGAGTCCCGGGTCTCTTCAGTCAATGGTCTATCGAACAGCCACACACTTTACCAACTCGTATAGAGAACAAACTAAAATCCCAGCAGCCACTTTAATAGCAACTTTTCTTCCTTCAGATTTTCCCCCATagaaaatattaatatttacatattAAAATCTAAATGCCACAAAATGTCACCATGGTTCCCTCTCATGCAGACACTCGTATATAGTActgaccagaggtggaaagagtactgaaaaattgtaattaactaaaagtatctttactttgcctaaaatctactcagagtaaaagtaaaattacccatctcaaaatttactcgagtaaaaatacaaaattacttcatttaaaatgtaatttgagtaaacgttacttagttactttcagttatttaatgcatggacgaatcatgaaccaaattcagcacaagttgttttaattgatttcaaagtgtatttaagtgcacatccacacttgcaaaaagatcagctgagctcaggaacatacttcctcacagcacaaggacagtcacaacctgtaccataaagtgcaaacaattttcagttctattgtccaacggacaacactatgataaaaataaagaaatttaaattacaaattattcaaaaaacaaaatccacacaaaattaagtgcccacaagatgccacaaatcaaactaaaatgcaacaagattccactactcacaataaaatgcccacaggatcccacatcaaaaaattttaaatgctcataggatcccacaatttaaaagtaagtgctcataGGATCcattattcaaaatacagtgcccaccggatcccactattcacaataaaatgcccacaggatgccacaactcaaaataaaatataaaatgatcacaggatcccacatctcaaaataaaacaaaatgcacaggattccactattaaaacgctcacaggatccaactattcaaaatatagtgctcacaggattccacttttcacaataaaatgtccacaggatcccacagaacctgatagatagaagaaaaaaaagagcaTCAGATTATGACCTGATTACGAGACAATGGACAGGGTGCGCGCAAGGCAAGACCACGCAATTGGCTTTCAGTtccgggactcagaagttttcatttctgcccgcatttaatttttcaccatcaatattttttactcagtaaagtaaaactacttaggtcaaaatttactcaagtaaaagtaaaaattacatatttcaaaaactactcagaaaattacaaattactcataaaaagtactcaattacagcaatgtgagtaaatgtaattagttactttccacccctggtacTGACAGACAGAAGAGTCTGcatacacactaatacacaacACTGGTAGTCACACACTGCAacatacacactaatacacataaTAACACTGTAGTCACACATTAACAGTATTAACCAACTACATACACATTAACGCTGGGCTATGTTCACATAGCAGGctaaagtgttttttttcctgttctCCATCGGTGACATGTTTGACTTTTCAATGAATGTGaacagtcaaaaacacacattttcaattCCTATTTGGGCCGCTTTCATACGAGGTACGGTGACAACGAGGGAGGGTTTGAGTGTGGAGAACTGAAGTGCTTAACCGCCCTGTAAGACAATAGCGACTTACACTCACCCAAACTGGGCAACCAAAGCAACCAGTTAGCAACAGTTGTGTGTGCTCACTGCCATGCTGTCgtaaagctgtgtgtgtctgcatggtgTGTGTTCACTACTGTGCTGTCGTAGTGCTGTGTGTTCGTGAGGTGTCTGTTTTAAATATGCTGGTGTTTTAATGTTCTGTTTACTGGTTTACGCTGCAGTAAGTGCGGGTCCTATCCACCTGAGAGCTGCCTCTTCAGCCTTATTGGGAACGTGGGAGCCTTCATGGgtaaaggacacacacacacacacacacacacacacactgtcagagGAGCTGTGATACAGGGGCGAGTAACAGACTCAGGCCTCCAGCATCAGTCCATTCACACTTCATCTTCTCCGGTGTCGTATGCTTCCACCATCCGCTCATatccgtttctctctctctctccccctctccgtctctctccccgCCTCTCTGCCGCCCTCTAGTGGTTATGGTGTGTCTCCTCCGCTACGCTCAGATCATCGAGCACAGTCACCACTGCTGGACAAACACCAGCGGCCTGGTGTCGGGCTTCAGTAACGCCGTGGGACTGGTCATGGTGGGCAACTTCCAGGTGGGTGTGTCCACTGTGCAGCCTTTATAACGCCTGTATGACGACCTCGTGCCTCCCCGATAGCCCTCAGATACCTGCTGCAGGCCTCCAGAACCAGCAGCTCATCGATCCAGTGGTGGTACCAGCACAAGGCCATGTGCAGAAGGCACTATGAATATTTAGAAGGATCTTCTGATGTAGCAATATGACAATTCATATGTCAGTTGATTTTATTTACAGGTGCCTATTGCTGACTTTTAGAAAGCCGTCCATGATATATCCTCACTAACCTTAGACATAATCTGTGTCCAGAATTGGTTTAAGGCTTAATCAATGTCATGATCAATTAAGGCATTCTGCTAACGAGCCTCCCACCCGCTGCGTGTGCAGGTGGACCACGCTAAGACCCTGCACTACGTGGGAGCGGGCGTGGCCTTCCCCGCCGGCCTGCTGTTCGTGTGCCTGCAGTGCGTGCTGACGTATCGCGTAGCCGTCACCACGCTGGACTACTGGATGGCCCATGTGCGGGTCGCCCTGGCCGCCGGATCCCTCATCTCTCTTGTCCTCAGTATCCTTCCAGTGCAGGGCTTTTGCCAACCGGGCTTTTTCCCAATGAAAATTTGAGAACAAAAAATGCAGAACAAAATTGGCTGCAGTCTTCTCTCAGCATTTAGAACACTCTAAACTACATTTAGAACACACCATAGAACATTTGGAACACTCTAAACTACATTTAGAACACACCATAGAACATTTGGAACACTCTAAACTACATTTAGAACACACCATAGAACATTTGGAACACTCTAAACTACATTTAGAACACACCATAAAACATTTAGAACACTAAACTACATTTAGGACACACTAAACTACATTTGGAACATGTCAGGTGAGGGGTTTTTATGAGGTTGTGCGTTCCAGCCCCTATGCTTCACATGGTGCTAGTAACACAATGGTTCCTTTCCCAGGGATCACACGTACTGTCATACTGGTAAATATTTAAGTTGCTCTAGATAAGCGAGCCTGCCAAACGACTAATTGCACATGACTAATTCATATATAATTCAGACCTGTAGAACAAAGCGCGCTGGTGGTAAGCAGCATGATGTCACTACTGTGTTCCCTAACCGCTGATCTCAGGTGGAATCTTCTTCATCCACGAGAGCTTCGTCCTGCAGCATGCCGCTGCCATCTGCGAGTGGGTCTTCACCGTGGTCATCCTCGTCTTTTATGGCACCTTCACCTACGAGTTCGGCACCGTCACCAGCGAGACCATGTTGGCCGGCCTCCAGCGGAACCTTCCCCACGGGGCCGGGGTCATCCTCGGGGGCGGGTCCAGAGGTCTTGGGGGTGGGGCTACAAAGGGGCTGAAGTCACCAGGGGGGAGCAGCACCTCCACACATCTGAATTGCACACCGGAGAGCATAGCTATGCTTtagttacacacatacacacacacacacacacagagtggtgCTGCCTAAAACTTAAAAACAGATACTTCACAAGCAATGAGTTTCACTACTCTAGTACCTGGGCATCATACAGCTTAGTGGATTGATTGCTTGGACACGCCTACTGAAAAGCGGGTAATTAGTGGTCAACCCGAACTAGCCGGAGTGGAGCAGGGACTCCACTGTGCCGCGCACCTCAGGGTTTTCTCCACCACTGCCCGGACTAGTCTCACCGCCCGGATTCCTCAGCGCCGTGGACACCGTAGTATTCATCACCCTCCCTCCAGCTTTTGACCCTGCTATGCTGACCTGACCCCCCCAGAGGCATTCGGGCCAAACACAAACAACTCTGGCTACACTTTTTTATTTCAGCTGTTTTTTTACGTGATGTCAAAGTCAGTTTCAATTTTGTTTCAGAAGTTCAGAAGTGGTTCTTGGGATTCGTTGTTGCCCCAATTGTAGATTgtagaggtttttttttttaactgtcatgtttgcACAAGGGAGACGTCTTTCTCTCCTGTACTGTATGGCCAACCTCCTGCTTGGTAAAAGGAATTTTTTTTGCACGTTACACAATGAATGAAATCATAATGAAacgtttttatttcatttcttcTGTCTTTTTAAATGCTTATTTGTAGCGCATTAATTAGAGGTCCCCTACTCTGAAAGAATGAGGGGTGATGGATGTAGTTTCTAAATTGTTGCAGGACGTATCTGAGCTTGACTTGCGCGCACATTCAGTAGAACAATATGAGGAAGTCAAACTTGATAATACAATAGCTTCCCATTGTGAGACTGAGCacgttatatatatttttttgcttgCCAAAGCTCTTGCTCATGCCTATAAATCAGATAGCCATTTTCTTTGGGTTATCAGTAACCACTGATTTATAAGTCACATGACTTGTCTGCcggttggtttttttttcttttctctagTTCATTTCCTCTCTGTATTATAGGTCAAGAGTCACATGATTCATAAGTGTCCATATCTTTCCATACCTCTCTATTCCCTAAAGTTACATATTTTCTTCTGGCTTTAAAAATCACACGGTCTATATTCTGTATAATAATGAGGCCGTTCTgacctggttttttttttttttcttttgccttTGGCAAGTGCTTTTTGTCTCTTGGACATTCACATTGTTGCCATGTTCATAGTGAAGTCGGGCTAACCAAAGCAGCTCCGTTCATCAAGTGTTGGGATTTTTCCCGCGTAGCCACTAGGAGACCCGAGTGTCACGAAGGGCAGTGCCAACGGTCAACAGTCATGTTTACCAGTACTGTGGTCCACCTGAGCCCTAGAATCTTAGCGGTCTCCTGGTTGGTTCCTAGGAAACCATGGTTGAATGTTCTGACATGGGACTTGTTCGGGCTGTAATCTCCCGTCACCTGCCCGACAGCCACAGTGCAGCTCCAGTGGATTTCCATTCAAACCAGATCTAACCACAGTGTAAAGCTACTTGTAGTTTTTGATCCAGTTCAAAAACTTGGGTGTAAACAAGCCTGTTGCATTTACTCAGGACTGTATGGATTTAGTCACCACTACATTCAAACCAAAATGTTAGCAACATGAATAGCTTTCAGCACTATTACTTTTGAGCCACTACTCAGCACTCCACAGCCAACATCAGTGAAGTATTCTCACAATGTGTTTACATTTACCCGTGTGGCTACCGGACGACCATGAGGTCTGTAACTGGCGCGTGGCCAATCTCTTCAGCTTGGCCGTGTGGAAGAGAAGTAGACTCAGACCTGAGCTCACACTAAATAACCGTGTAGTCTTTGGTCAACATCACACTCCTCATGTCTGTTTGAGACCGGAGTGCTCCCTTTGAGTGACACCATTTTAGCAATGCTGCAGTCCAGCAGGGAACATGAAGAATAGCTTCCTAACTGTGTTTAACTGTTACATAACTTTACAGCCTTTTCACTTCTGTAAAGGTCAAAGGTCGCCTCACTCCTGCCAGCATTGCTTTAGGTCCCCCTTGCATGCGTTTTGTTTACCTAGATTtaagaaggtttttttttttttggtgattAGGAGAACTGAGTGTGCTTCGTAAAACCTCCCAAAATTCCTCTGGAGCATAGTTGTTTTGCTTTGCTCATCGTCCTAGCAACATCAACTGTATTACTCGGAGCTGAGTGCCTGCCAGTTGATTTACAGAAAACTCATGGCCCATTTTAAGGCGGTTCAATCGATTCCTAATGATCACACTGAGGAAGAACACCAACAGGCTGATTGACAGGAAGGTAGCGCCGTATGTATGTTTCCTCTCCACACAGGAGTTATTTTTCAGATGCCTTTGAAAGATGAGGACATATTTTTTATCAGCATGAATGCTTGTAGTACAGGATGGTGAGAAGTGAGGTTCAAACTCCAAAACTGAAATAAAAAAAGCAATGCAgagaatattttttattttttaaatcacttATGTAAATAAGTAAGATTTATGTATCATTTCAATGATTTTCTTTGATCAGAGATTTATATtcaattacagtaaaaaaaaaagtgacaataaacaagaatatatgtatacacacacctctgtctCCTTTAGTAGTTGATAGGGACTTTTATTCTAGATGGTCTTATTTAGGCAGGACCGTGTGAGGTGAAGGGAAGTCAGTCCCTCTATCAGCACCTTTTGGCCTCCTACTCAGTCTCAGTATGTGCTAATGGCACTGCTAGTTTATAACACAGCGGATGCAGATCAGGCCCAGATAAGAGTGAGTCCGGTAACAGGTCTCAACTTCTTGACCTTGTGTAAATTAATGGTGCCGTTATGGGCCAAGCAGGTAATTAACAGTTTCCAAATATGTTAAGAGTATCCTGTCAGCACAGAATCGAATAAAGCCCACTCACGCAAGATGTCGTCCAGATGTTTTTGAGGACTCGGACACAATTCCTGGAAGAGTGCGGTTTGAACCCTCCAGGTCACATCTAGCTTGCAGCAGCCAAAAAGCATCCCCTCGATTTTTTTATCCTGTCTTTTAATCTGCACTTTAAATGCCGTTAAAGGGTCGGAGTAAAGCGATGAAGAAAGTGAGGATGATGATGCCAGCTTTCCTCTGcgattttgtgtttgtgtgaacatTAAAACAAATATTAAAAGAAGTCGAATCTATATTTAAAAGTTTAGACAAATAACA is a window encoding:
- the tmem150aa gene encoding transmembrane protein 150Aa; the protein is MTAWIVLPVSLAAFSITGIWIVYAMAVMNHHVCPVENWFYNTTCSEETAKPGFPKTCCTIQDIPLISKCGSYPPESCLFSLIGNVGAFMVVMVCLLRYAQIIEHSHHCWTNTSGLVSGFSNAVGLVMVGNFQVDHAKTLHYVGAGVAFPAGLLFVCLQCVLTYRVAVTTLDYWMAHVRVALAAGSLISLVLSGIFFIHESFVLQHAAAICEWVFTVVILVFYGTFTYEFGTVTSETMLAGLQRNLPHGAGVILGGGSRGLGGGATKGLKSPGGSSTSTHLNCTPESIAML